A single window of Methylobacterium nodulans ORS 2060 DNA harbors:
- a CDS encoding FAD binding domain-containing protein has protein sequence MKPARFDYLRAGSLDEALEALGRHGDEARVIAGGQSLLPMLNMRLTKPAILVDVMRIGTLREPRLEGGALVVPAGIRQAILLDRPGLADDLPLLAAALPWVGHVQTRARGTLCGSVAHADPSAEIPLCLVALGGEVHLRSRKRARRVRAEDFFVGMMVTDRADDELVEAIGYPTRAPGTGYAFAEVGRRHGDFAIVACAAVVDGRRMRLAVGGVADRPTARDFPPLDGSALDDALNAFAWDLGAGDDVHATARYRRDLVRRLGRRVLEEAREEARRCHG, from the coding sequence ATGAAGCCCGCCCGGTTCGACTACCTGCGCGCCGGCAGCCTCGACGAGGCGCTGGAGGCGCTCGGCCGCCACGGCGACGAGGCGCGCGTCATCGCCGGCGGCCAGTCGCTGCTGCCGATGCTGAACATGCGGCTGACGAAGCCCGCGATCCTCGTCGACGTGATGCGGATCGGCACCTTGCGCGAGCCCCGCCTGGAGGGCGGCGCCCTCGTGGTCCCGGCCGGAATCCGCCAGGCGATCCTGCTCGACCGGCCCGGGCTCGCCGACGACCTGCCGCTGCTCGCCGCCGCCCTGCCCTGGGTGGGCCATGTCCAGACCCGGGCCCGCGGCACCCTGTGCGGCTCCGTGGCCCATGCCGATCCGAGCGCCGAGATCCCGCTCTGCCTCGTCGCCCTCGGCGGCGAGGTGCATCTGCGCTCCCGCAAGCGGGCGCGGCGCGTGCGGGCGGAGGATTTCTTCGTCGGCATGATGGTGACCGACAGGGCCGACGACGAGCTCGTCGAGGCGATCGGCTATCCCACCCGCGCGCCCGGCACCGGCTACGCCTTCGCGGAGGTCGGGCGGCGTCACGGCGACTTCGCCATCGTCGCCTGCGCGGCGGTGGTCGACGGCCGGCGGATGCGGCTCGCCGTGGGCGGCGTCGCCGACCGGCCGACCGCCCGCGATTTCCCGCCTCTCGACGGCTCCGCCCTCGACGACGCCCTCAACGCCTTCGCGTGGGACCTCGGCGCGGGCGACGACGTCCATGCGACGGCGCGCTACCGCCGCGACCTCGTGCGCCGTCTCGGCCGCCGGGTGCTGGAAGAGGCCAGAGAGGAGGCTCGCCGATGCCACGGCTAG
- a CDS encoding (2Fe-2S)-binding protein translates to MPRLDAERRHSVAFTLNGAPARVEVEPRTLLTDALRHGLGMTGTHVGCEHGVCGACTVAIDGVPARACLTLAVGVEGCEVRTVEGLAPEPGRLGVLQAAFRRHHALQCGFCTAGILMSLDAFLRLRPRATRAELTEVIGGHLCRCTGYAPIIEAAVEAAAMLRGEAIEEISTHA, encoded by the coding sequence ATGCCACGGCTAGATGCGGAGCGCCGCCATAGCGTCGCCTTCACCCTGAACGGCGCCCCGGCCCGGGTCGAGGTCGAGCCGCGCACGCTGCTCACCGACGCCCTGCGCCACGGGCTCGGGATGACCGGCACCCATGTCGGCTGCGAGCACGGCGTCTGCGGCGCCTGCACGGTCGCGATCGACGGCGTGCCGGCCCGCGCCTGCCTGACGCTCGCCGTCGGCGTCGAGGGCTGCGAGGTCCGCACCGTCGAGGGGCTGGCGCCGGAGCCCGGACGGCTCGGGGTGCTCCAGGCGGCGTTCCGGCGCCACCATGCCCTGCAATGCGGCTTCTGCACCGCCGGCATCCTGATGTCGCTCGATGCCTTTCTGCGGCTGCGCCCCCGGGCGACGCGCGCCGAACTCACCGAGGTGATCGGCGGGCATCTCTGCCGCTGCACCGGCTACGCCCCGATCATCGAGGCTGCCGTCGAAGCCGCCGCCATGCTGCGCGGCGAAGCGATCGAGGAGATTTCGACCCATGCTTGA
- a CDS encoding AMP-binding protein, whose protein sequence is MLDLGTSFLASVSRDPRELAIVDGETRLTYAQWYRIISSVVSGFDALGLKAGDHLVTVLQNRVEAATLHWACQFAGLVLTPINWRASPDEIDFAVENAEAKAIAYEGVSAASLRASAAARNLPRIAVGVPPEPGETGFADLAAREAPPAKPRADAEAISLMLYTSGTTAKPKGVPRRHRAERAAALAHVAQNLYGRGERTLGVMPLYHTMGVRSLLAMSLIGGTFVCLPRFDVAGALRLIAAERVTNLYLVPTLYHDLVHHPDFAATDTSSVRKLGFAGAPMTDGLLKKLTEAFRPELFVNHYGSSEVYTFTINQDAAGKPGSAGRAGLNTMVRIAPLGATDPEASAAPGEEGEIAVIASGDEAFEGYWRRPEADAKAFRNGWYFTGDTGFMDEDGDVFVTGRVDDMIITGGENVSPVEIESCLSLHPGVSEVAVVGLPDERWGKVVTAFVKRRGPVEEAALDAHCREAGLPSHKRPRAYVFVAEIPKSPVGKLLRRQLVAGAYDAETQGDPSAAA, encoded by the coding sequence ATGCTTGACCTTGGCACCAGCTTCCTGGCGAGCGTCTCGCGCGACCCGCGGGAACTCGCCATCGTCGACGGCGAGACCCGGCTCACCTATGCGCAGTGGTACCGGATCATCTCCTCGGTGGTCTCAGGCTTCGACGCCCTCGGCCTCAAGGCCGGCGACCACCTCGTCACGGTGCTGCAGAACCGTGTGGAGGCGGCGACGCTCCACTGGGCCTGCCAGTTCGCCGGCCTCGTCCTGACGCCGATCAACTGGCGCGCCAGCCCCGACGAGATCGACTTCGCGGTCGAGAACGCGGAGGCGAAGGCCATCGCCTACGAGGGGGTCTCGGCCGCGAGCCTGCGGGCGAGCGCGGCCGCGCGGAACCTCCCGCGCATCGCCGTCGGCGTGCCGCCCGAGCCCGGCGAGACCGGATTCGCCGATCTCGCCGCCCGGGAGGCCCCGCCGGCCAAGCCCCGGGCGGATGCCGAGGCGATCTCGCTGATGCTCTACACCTCGGGCACCACGGCCAAGCCCAAGGGCGTGCCGCGCCGCCACCGCGCCGAGCGCGCCGCCGCCCTCGCCCACGTGGCGCAGAACCTCTACGGGCGCGGCGAGCGGACGCTCGGCGTCATGCCGCTCTACCACACGATGGGGGTGCGCTCGCTGCTCGCCATGTCGCTCATCGGCGGCACCTTCGTGTGCCTGCCGCGCTTCGACGTGGCCGGGGCGCTGCGCCTGATCGCGGCCGAGCGGGTGACCAACCTCTACCTCGTGCCGACCCTCTATCACGACCTCGTCCATCACCCGGATTTCGCGGCCACCGACACCTCCTCGGTGCGCAAGCTCGGCTTCGCGGGCGCGCCGATGACCGACGGCCTCCTGAAGAAACTGACCGAGGCGTTCCGGCCGGAGCTGTTCGTCAACCATTACGGCTCGTCGGAGGTCTACACCTTCACGATCAACCAGGATGCCGCGGGCAAGCCCGGATCGGCGGGCCGCGCCGGGCTCAACACCATGGTGCGGATCGCGCCCCTCGGGGCGACCGATCCGGAGGCGAGCGCGGCGCCCGGCGAGGAGGGCGAGATCGCCGTCATCGCGAGCGGCGACGAGGCCTTCGAGGGCTATTGGCGCCGCCCGGAGGCCGACGCCAAGGCGTTCCGCAACGGCTGGTACTTCACGGGTGATACCGGCTTCATGGACGAGGACGGCGATGTCTTCGTCACCGGCCGGGTCGACGACATGATCATCACGGGGGGCGAGAACGTCTCGCCCGTCGAGATCGAGAGCTGCCTGTCCCTGCATCCGGGCGTCTCGGAGGTCGCGGTGGTCGGCCTGCCGGACGAGCGCTGGGGCAAGGTGGTGACCGCCTTCGTCAAGCGCCGCGGCCCGGTCGAGGAGGCCGCCCTCGACGCCCATTGCCGCGAGGCGGGCCTGCCGAGCCACAAGCGGCCCCGTGCTTACGTCTTCGTCGCCGAGATCCCGAAATCGCCGGTCGGCAAGCTCCTGCGCCGCCAGCTCGTCGCGGGCGCCTACGACGCCGAAACCCAGGGCGACCCTTCGGCCGCCGCCTGA
- a CDS encoding enoyl-CoA hydratase/isomerase family protein: MTSDPRLTNLDGFRVEIDPARERADVILARPPMNVISMPQRDEIRKVFEALDEDDRVRVIVLRAEGEHFSSGGYIKGFLEASPEHVSKLAWNIAAPARCSKPVIAANRGYTFGVGFEISLACDFRIVSETCQYALPEQKLGQIPGSGGSARLQKIVGITRTKDIVMRSKRIPGRQALDWGIATECVPDGELEAAVDALVEELRAFSPIAQRTAKKLLNDTEDATLSIAIELEGHCYSRLRQSDDFREGVEAFHAKRKPTFRGS; encoded by the coding sequence ATGACAAGCGATCCCCGCCTGACCAACCTCGACGGCTTCCGGGTCGAGATCGACCCCGCCCGCGAGCGCGCCGACGTCATTCTCGCCCGGCCGCCCATGAACGTGATCTCGATGCCCCAGCGCGACGAGATCCGGAAGGTGTTCGAGGCCCTCGACGAGGACGACCGCGTGCGTGTCATCGTGCTGCGCGCGGAAGGCGAGCACTTCTCCTCGGGCGGCTACATCAAGGGCTTCCTCGAAGCCTCGCCCGAGCACGTCTCCAAGCTTGCCTGGAACATCGCCGCCCCGGCCCGCTGCAGCAAGCCGGTGATCGCCGCCAATCGCGGCTACACCTTCGGGGTCGGGTTCGAGATCTCGCTCGCCTGCGACTTCCGCATCGTCTCGGAGACCTGCCAATACGCGCTGCCCGAGCAGAAGCTCGGCCAGATCCCGGGCTCGGGCGGCTCGGCCCGCCTGCAGAAGATCGTCGGCATCACCCGCACCAAGGACATCGTGATGCGCTCCAAGCGCATCCCCGGCCGGCAGGCGCTGGACTGGGGCATCGCCACCGAATGCGTCCCGGACGGCGAGCTCGAAGCCGCGGTCGACGCCCTGGTCGAGGAGTTGCGCGCCTTCTCGCCCATCGCCCAGCGGACGGCCAAGAAGCTCCTCAACGACACCGAGGATGCGACCCTCTCGATCGCCATCGAGCTCGAAGGCCACTGCTACAGCCGCCTGCGCCAGTCGGATGATTTCCGCGAGGGCGTCGAAGCCTTCCACGCGAAGCGCAAGCCGACCTTCCGCGGCTCGTAG
- a CDS encoding MFS transporter yields the protein MNAATTMPAQEAALPRPTTRQTATAAMASLFGWGLDLFDLFILLYVAPVVGALFFPADKPMLSLAGAYASFAVTLLIRPLGSALFGSYADRLGRRRALMIAVMGVGLSTAAFGLLPTVGQIGWLATAIFLAFRLIQGIFVGGVVAASHTIGTESVPERWRGLMSGAVGGGGAAIGGLLASLVFYVVSLLAPGDAFASWGWRAMFFSGLLTSVIGLILFRNLEESPIFRQLQADKAARRAGAPVVASPVRALFSAEHLRAFVVAVLVSFGGGAAYYLTLGYLPTFLKLVNGVPNANASMMLIGANIAAAFGACALGELSQRIGRKRTFLIMGAVRLVAFPALFLAMAGTTDLALITVYALLLSFIANASYGPLLIFLNEKFPTALRATGTGLTWNVGFALGGMLPTLVSLAVDGPSQIPMMLAIFTTAVTLVYLAGALLTPETRGNLDRF from the coding sequence ATGAACGCCGCGACGACGATGCCGGCCCAAGAGGCGGCTCTGCCCAGACCCACGACCCGTCAGACCGCCACCGCCGCCATGGCCTCGCTGTTCGGCTGGGGCCTCGACCTGTTCGACCTCTTCATCCTGCTCTACGTCGCGCCGGTCGTCGGCGCCCTGTTCTTTCCCGCCGACAAGCCGATGCTGTCGCTCGCCGGCGCCTACGCCTCCTTCGCCGTCACGCTGCTGATCCGGCCCCTGGGCTCGGCCCTGTTCGGCTCCTACGCCGACCGGCTGGGCAGGCGGCGCGCCCTCATGATCGCAGTGATGGGCGTCGGCCTCTCGACGGCGGCCTTCGGGCTCCTGCCGACCGTCGGGCAGATCGGCTGGCTCGCGACCGCGATCTTCCTGGCCTTCCGGCTGATTCAGGGCATCTTCGTCGGGGGCGTGGTCGCGGCCTCGCACACGATCGGGACCGAATCCGTGCCCGAGCGCTGGCGCGGCCTGATGTCGGGCGCGGTCGGCGGCGGCGGCGCCGCGATCGGCGGGCTGCTCGCCTCGCTGGTCTTCTATGTGGTCTCCCTCCTGGCGCCCGGCGACGCCTTCGCGTCGTGGGGCTGGCGCGCGATGTTCTTCTCGGGCCTCCTGACTTCGGTCATCGGCCTGATCCTGTTCCGCAACCTTGAGGAATCGCCGATCTTCCGGCAGCTCCAGGCCGACAAGGCGGCCCGCCGCGCCGGCGCGCCGGTCGTGGCCTCGCCGGTCCGCGCCCTGTTCTCGGCCGAGCACCTGCGCGCCTTCGTGGTCGCGGTCCTGGTCTCGTTCGGCGGCGGCGCAGCCTATTACCTGACCTTGGGTTACCTGCCGACCTTCCTCAAGCTCGTGAACGGGGTGCCGAACGCGAACGCCTCGATGATGCTCATCGGCGCCAACATCGCCGCCGCCTTCGGCGCCTGCGCGCTGGGCGAGCTGAGCCAGCGCATCGGACGCAAGCGCACCTTCCTGATCATGGGCGCGGTCCGGCTCGTGGCCTTCCCGGCGCTGTTCCTGGCCATGGCGGGGACGACGGACCTCGCCCTGATCACGGTCTACGCCCTGCTCCTCTCCTTCATCGCCAATGCGAGCTACGGCCCGCTGCTGATCTTCCTCAACGAGAAGTTCCCGACGGCCCTGCGCGCCACCGGCACCGGCCTGACCTGGAATGTCGGCTTCGCCCTCGGCGGCATGCTGCCGACTCTGGTGTCGCTGGCGGTCGACGGCCCGAGCCAGATCCCGATGATGCTCGCGATCTTCACCACCGCCGTGACCCTCGTGTACCTGGCCGGTGCCCTCCTCACGCCGGAGACCCGGGGCAACCTCGACCGCTTCTGA
- a CDS encoding TIGR02444 family protein translates to MSEDPLWTFSLDLYGRPGAAPACLTLQDEAGADVTILLYLIWCAATNRSLDAGAVRAADDAVAAWRAAVVEPLRRVRRATKTPLLAGTGTEAFRDRIKAVEIEAERLALAALSAGAPRAGPPLDPLASARRHLDLYALHLGRPLPRAASDALLGAFAGL, encoded by the coding sequence ATGTCCGAGGATCCGCTCTGGACCTTCTCCCTCGACCTCTATGGCCGGCCGGGCGCCGCGCCCGCCTGCCTCACCCTGCAGGACGAGGCGGGAGCCGACGTGACCATCCTGCTCTACCTGATCTGGTGCGCCGCCACGAACCGATCTCTCGATGCCGGGGCGGTCCGGGCAGCGGACGACGCCGTCGCGGCCTGGCGCGCCGCCGTGGTCGAGCCTCTGCGGCGGGTGCGCCGCGCCACCAAGACGCCGCTGCTTGCGGGCACGGGGACGGAGGCGTTCCGCGACAGGATCAAGGCTGTGGAGATCGAGGCGGAGCGCCTTGCCCTGGCCGCCCTGTCGGCGGGCGCGCCCCGGGCCGGGCCCCCGCTGGACCCGCTGGCGTCGGCCCGGCGCCATCTCGATCTCTACGCCCTGCATCTGGGCCGTCCGTTGCCGAGGGCGGCGTCCGATGCCCTGCTTGGGGCCTTCGCGGGGCTCTGA
- a CDS encoding UbiX family flavin prenyltransferase, with product MSRNLPLVVGISGASGVIYGIRLLEILRDLGIPAHLVMSRSAEVTLAHETDLKVTEVRALAARTYAQADIGAAISSGSFRTRGMIVAPCSMRSMAEIATGVTSGLLTRAADVVLKERRRLVLMVRETPLHTGHLRTMTTLSEMGAIIAPPVPAFYARPDSIAEMIDHTLGRVLDLFEIESGIVRRWRDAEA from the coding sequence GTGAGCCGCAACCTGCCCCTCGTGGTCGGCATCTCGGGGGCCTCGGGCGTGATCTACGGCATTCGCCTGCTGGAGATCCTGCGCGACCTCGGGATCCCGGCCCATCTGGTGATGTCGCGCTCGGCCGAGGTGACCCTGGCGCACGAGACGGACCTCAAGGTCACGGAGGTTCGCGCGCTCGCCGCCAGGACCTACGCGCAGGCCGATATCGGCGCGGCGATCTCCTCGGGCTCGTTCCGGACCCGCGGCATGATCGTGGCACCCTGTTCGATGCGCAGCATGGCGGAGATCGCCACCGGCGTGACCTCCGGACTGCTGACGCGGGCCGCGGACGTGGTGCTGAAGGAGCGCCGCCGCCTGGTGCTGATGGTGCGCGAGACGCCCCTGCATACCGGCCACCTGCGCACCATGACGACCCTGTCCGAGATGGGGGCGATCATCGCGCCGCCCGTGCCGGCCTTCTACGCGCGGCCGGACAGCATTGCCGAGATGATCGACCACACGCTCGGCCGGGTCCTCGACCTGTTCGAGATCGAGTCCGGCATCGTCCGGCGCTGGCGCGACGCCGAGGCTTGA
- a CDS encoding DUF2147 domain-containing protein: MHRVMIALLALTMPALAEPKLDPSGTWLTPGGDAHIRISRCGGGYCGTVAKILTGETRDVNNPDPALRGRSLVGVALSSDMHPTLEGWEGSLYNFRDGKTYTGKLAMKSQNALELAGCVLGGLICKRQVWSRVN; this comes from the coding sequence TTGCACCGTGTGATGATCGCCCTTCTGGCCCTGACGATGCCGGCGCTCGCCGAGCCGAAGCTCGACCCCAGCGGCACCTGGCTCACCCCGGGGGGCGACGCCCATATCCGCATCTCCCGCTGCGGCGGGGGCTATTGCGGCACCGTCGCCAAGATCCTGACCGGCGAAACCCGGGACGTGAACAATCCCGACCCGGCCTTGCGCGGGCGCAGCCTCGTCGGCGTTGCCCTGTCGAGCGACATGCATCCGACCCTGGAGGGCTGGGAGGGCTCGCTGTACAATTTCCGCGACGGGAAGACCTATACGGGCAAGCTCGCGATGAAGAGCCAGAACGCCCTTGAACTTGCCGGTTGCGTCCTCGGCGGGCTGATCTGCAAGCGGCAGGTGTGGTCGCGGGTGAATTGA
- a CDS encoding zinc-binding dehydrogenase, whose product MQKPEIRVATFAGPGAAPEIRTVPWPAVPRRAALIKIGACGVCGTDQHILKGHWPKPLPWPFTLGHEIGGVIVEKGDDFTADFMDKPLAVGSKVMIPPLMPCGHCYYCVHYPEQANKCLTPVYYGRYLGFDKAPHLWGGFAEYVYVDLDMLPGTKVYKLPDDMNLRLGALAEPLTSCIRAFNRAVKAGGFRWGDTVVIQGSGPIGILAVAAAQEMGAGRVVCVGAPEEPRLALARRFGAEATVDISAVTTPEARIARVREIVGGFGADLVMDCSGHPSAGPEGIEFLRDGGTYVEMGQFTDAGSIETSWHRICAKDLTVLGSWAFTGNDLPLGVDMLYRARAKYPWLEMQTLYPFTRDGVSAAVADAMAMRTVKSTIVPFPDLVA is encoded by the coding sequence ATGCAAAAGCCCGAGATCAGGGTCGCGACCTTCGCCGGACCCGGCGCCGCGCCGGAGATCCGCACCGTCCCCTGGCCCGCCGTGCCGCGCCGGGCCGCGCTCATCAAGATCGGCGCCTGCGGGGTCTGCGGCACGGACCAGCACATCCTGAAGGGCCATTGGCCGAAGCCCTTGCCGTGGCCCTTCACCCTCGGCCACGAGATCGGCGGCGTCATCGTGGAGAAGGGCGACGACTTCACCGCCGACTTCATGGACAAGCCGCTCGCCGTCGGCTCGAAGGTGATGATCCCGCCGCTGATGCCCTGCGGGCACTGCTACTACTGCGTCCATTACCCGGAGCAGGCCAACAAGTGCCTGACGCCGGTCTATTACGGGCGCTATCTCGGCTTCGACAAGGCGCCGCACCTGTGGGGCGGCTTTGCCGAATACGTCTATGTCGATCTCGACATGCTGCCCGGCACCAAGGTGTACAAGCTGCCGGACGACATGAACCTGCGGCTCGGGGCGCTGGCCGAGCCGCTCACTTCGTGCATCCGCGCCTTCAACCGCGCCGTGAAGGCGGGCGGGTTCAGGTGGGGCGATACGGTGGTCATCCAGGGATCCGGGCCGATCGGCATCCTGGCCGTTGCGGCAGCCCAGGAGATGGGGGCGGGCCGCGTCGTCTGCGTCGGCGCGCCGGAGGAGCCGCGGCTTGCCTTGGCACGCAGGTTCGGCGCCGAGGCCACGGTGGACATCTCGGCGGTGACGACGCCCGAGGCGCGCATCGCGCGCGTGCGCGAGATCGTCGGCGGCTTCGGGGCCGACCTCGTGATGGACTGCTCGGGGCATCCGTCCGCAGGGCCGGAGGGGATCGAGTTCCTGCGCGACGGCGGGACTTACGTGGAAATGGGGCAGTTCACGGATGCGGGCTCGATCGAGACCTCCTGGCACCGCATCTGCGCCAAGGATCTCACGGTGCTGGGCTCCTGGGCCTTCACGGGCAATGACTTGCCGCTCGGCGTCGACATGCTCTATCGGGCACGCGCGAAGTATCCCTGGCTGGAGATGCAGACCCTGTATCCCTTCACCCGGGACGGCGTCAGCGCCGCCGTGGCGGACGCCATGGCGATGCGGACCGTCAAATCCACCATCGTGCCCTTCCCCGATCTCGTCGCGTGA
- the parE gene encoding DNA topoisomerase IV subunit B: MNDAARDLFGPGAKPAPVDPIAGPKRPKPVAVPQPEPTPEAGYDASAIEVLEGLEPVRRRPGMYIGGTDEKALHHLFAEVIDNAMDEAVAGHASFIEVELAEGGILTVTDNGRGIPVDPHPKFPGKSALEVIMTTLHAGGKFDSKVYETSGGLHGVGVSVVNALSDLLEVEVARKQILYRQTFSRGLPQGGLEQVGPVQNRRGTKVRFHPDPQIFGALTFEPRRLFKMARSKAYLFGGVEIRWRCAPALLEGVANVPAEAVHRFPAGLKDYLAREIDGKELVTDGLFTGKITKPGSHGSLEWAVAWLANDDGFSSSYCNTVPTPEGGTHESGLRIALLRGLRDHAERVGQVKRMQAVTTDDVMATCAAMLSVFIREPEFQGQTKDKLATLEASRIVEAAVRDAFDHWLAASPTQANRLLDWVIDRAEERLRRRQEKEVARKTATRKLRLPGKLADCSKAGAAGSEIFIVEGDSAGGSAKQARDRATQAVLPLRGKILNVASASRDKLGANQLLSDLTQALGCGTGAHYREDDLRYEKVIIMTDADVDGAHIASLLITFFYRQMPRLIEKGHLYLAVPPLYRLTQGSKSAYARDDRHKEQLIKTVFKNGKVEIGRFKGLGEMMPGQLKETTMDPAKRTLLRVAVLEEAREATGDTVERLMGNKPEARFAFISERAAFADEAELDI; this comes from the coding sequence GTGAACGACGCCGCGCGGGATCTGTTCGGTCCGGGCGCCAAGCCGGCGCCCGTCGACCCCATCGCCGGGCCGAAGCGCCCGAAGCCCGTGGCCGTGCCGCAGCCGGAGCCGACCCCGGAGGCGGGCTACGACGCATCGGCGATCGAGGTGCTGGAAGGGCTGGAGCCGGTCCGGCGCCGGCCCGGCATGTATATCGGCGGCACCGACGAGAAGGCGCTGCACCACCTCTTCGCGGAGGTGATCGACAACGCCATGGACGAGGCGGTGGCGGGCCATGCGAGCTTCATCGAGGTGGAACTCGCGGAGGGCGGGATCCTCACCGTGACCGACAACGGCCGCGGCATCCCGGTGGACCCGCATCCGAAATTTCCGGGCAAGTCGGCCCTCGAAGTGATCATGACCACGCTGCATGCGGGCGGCAAGTTCGACTCGAAGGTCTACGAGACCTCGGGCGGGCTTCACGGCGTCGGCGTCTCGGTGGTGAACGCGCTCTCCGACCTCCTGGAGGTCGAGGTCGCCCGCAAGCAGATCCTCTACCGCCAGACCTTCTCGCGGGGCCTGCCCCAGGGCGGGCTGGAGCAGGTCGGCCCGGTGCAGAACCGGCGCGGCACCAAGGTGCGCTTCCATCCCGATCCGCAGATCTTCGGCGCCCTGACCTTCGAGCCGCGGCGCCTGTTCAAGATGGCCCGCTCGAAGGCCTATCTGTTCGGTGGGGTCGAGATCCGCTGGCGCTGCGCCCCGGCGCTGCTGGAGGGCGTCGCGAACGTCCCGGCCGAGGCCGTGCACCGCTTCCCGGCGGGCCTGAAGGATTATCTGGCGCGGGAGATCGACGGCAAGGAACTCGTCACGGACGGGCTCTTCACCGGCAAGATCACGAAGCCCGGCAGCCACGGCTCGCTCGAATGGGCAGTGGCGTGGCTTGCCAACGACGACGGCTTCTCCTCCTCCTATTGCAACACCGTGCCCACGCCCGAGGGCGGCACGCACGAGAGCGGCCTGCGCATCGCGCTGTTGCGGGGCCTGCGCGACCACGCCGAGCGCGTGGGGCAGGTGAAGCGCATGCAGGCGGTCACGACCGACGACGTGATGGCGACCTGCGCCGCCATGCTGTCGGTCTTCATCCGCGAGCCCGAGTTCCAGGGTCAGACCAAGGACAAGCTCGCGACCCTCGAAGCCTCGCGCATCGTCGAGGCGGCGGTGCGCGACGCCTTCGACCACTGGCTCGCGGCCTCCCCGACACAGGCGAACCGCCTGCTCGACTGGGTCATCGACCGGGCCGAGGAGCGGCTGCGCCGCCGCCAGGAGAAGGAGGTCGCCCGCAAGACCGCGACCCGCAAGCTGCGCCTGCCGGGCAAGCTCGCCGATTGCTCGAAGGCCGGGGCGGCGGGCTCCGAGATCTTCATCGTCGAGGGCGACTCGGCCGGCGGCTCCGCCAAGCAGGCGCGCGACCGCGCCACCCAGGCGGTGCTGCCGCTGCGCGGCAAGATCCTCAACGTGGCCTCCGCCAGCCGCGACAAGCTCGGGGCGAACCAGCTCCTCTCGGATCTGACCCAGGCGCTCGGCTGCGGCACCGGCGCCCATTACCGCGAGGACGACCTTCGCTACGAGAAGGTCATCATCATGACGGACGCCGACGTCGACGGCGCCCATATCGCCTCGCTGCTCATCACCTTCTTCTACCGGCAGATGCCGCGGCTGATCGAGAAGGGGCACCTCTACCTCGCGGTGCCGCCGCTCTACCGGCTGACCCAGGGCTCGAAGAGCGCCTATGCGCGTGACGACCGCCACAAGGAGCAGCTCATCAAGACCGTGTTCAAGAACGGCAAGGTCGAGATCGGGCGCTTCAAGGGCCTCGGCGAGATGATGCCGGGACAGCTCAAGGAGACCACGATGGATCCGGCGAAGCGCACGCTCCTGCGCGTCGCCGTCCTGGAGGAGGCGCGCGAGGCCACGGGCGACACGGTGGAGCGCCTGATGGGCAACAAGCCGGAGGCGCGCTTCGCCTTCATCTCCGAGCGCGCAGCCTTCGCGGACGAGGCGGAGCTCGATATCTGA